A portion of the Lolium rigidum isolate FL_2022 chromosome 1, APGP_CSIRO_Lrig_0.1, whole genome shotgun sequence genome contains these proteins:
- the LOC124653518 gene encoding NADH dehydrogenase [ubiquinone] iron-sulfur protein 2-like, producing MPLGASENDSSRMKGNSHVHEKVKWWAYPSQPGVCWDSRRAAPYDVHDQSDLDVPVGTRGDRYDRYCIRIEEMRQSVRIIVQCPNQMPSGMIKADDRKLCPPSRSRMKLSMESSIHHFELYTEGFSVPAPSTYTAVEAPKGEFGVFLVSNGSNRPYRCKIRAPGFAHSQGLDSMSKHHMPADVVTIIGTQDIVFGEVDR from the exons ATGCCTCTCGGGGCATCTGAGAATGATTCGAGCCGTATGAAGGGAAACTCCCACGTACA TGAAAAAGTGAAGTGGTGGGCCTACCCATCCCAACCTGGGGTATGCTGGGATTCGCGAAGAGCGGCACCTTACGATGTTCATGACCAATCGGATCTTGACGTACCAGTAGGTACCAGAGGAGATCGCTATGATCGTTACTGTATCCGTATCGAAGAGATGCGACAAAGTGTTCGGATCATTGTGCAATGTCCTAATCAAATGCCTAGTGGCATGATCAAAGCCGATGATCGTaagctatgtcctccatcacgatCTCGAATGAAACTATCCATGGAAT CCTCAATTCACCATTTCGAACTTTATACAGAAGGTTTTTCCGTACCAGCTCCTTCTACCTATACCGCAGTTGAAGCACCTAAAGGTGAATTTGGTGTCTTTCTTGTCAGTAATGGGAGTAATCGTCCCTACCGTTGTAAAATAAGAGCACCTGGCTTTGCCCATTCACAAGGACTCGATTCtatgtccaaacatcacatgccaGCAGATGTAGTCACCATCATAGGTACTCAAGATATTGTGTTTGGAGAGGTAGATAGATAG